The Neodiprion virginianus isolate iyNeoVirg1 chromosome 5, iyNeoVirg1.1, whole genome shotgun sequence genome contains a region encoding:
- the LOC124304851 gene encoding putative phospholipase B-like lamina ancestor isoform X2 produces the protein MLKVVGASWLQTRISTYILGAVALLGIGAIILGEFGHVENDGTYAATVTWKQNGAYRIDFWGQGNDLEAIPTGAARAYYRTGIHHTGWSVIEIKSSEDYPDTVQAYSTGLLEGSLTWQLIHHHWHNTIEAPCSTQESMCEKIRHHLKENREYHRKRAEVLAAKDPYWHMVSLFYTQLAGMEAGWKFAVRRSRKTVEIPSEDFLWLAMASDLPYLEDTDNKSKVNADLAGMAFLKLFNKTNGEPQITLAHNTAAPYGKMLRLLKRYDLGYHLSPSENSQVVPGRSIVMTSYPGALSSQDEYFIIENAGRELLVAGTPLAIGDHGIWSQPILKNQLMLAVRVMSANRLATDGLTWSRHLALYNGGTASRQWLAVDPRLNSVWLVEQLPSITHAVDYSKDFVNVGFVSCTGAPMFKEIRQVAGVSRDAASVRSNEIARQLANITTASEIADLMHGHVPDAHAAFNNFSMTSGTDLVEIFAFRGDLYAQPFPVGVIDAKIVTAGIDGIENFQVYSGPNFSNKIPAFNWTRTFPNEPHCGHPETFNFGMTTPKWVWV, from the exons ATGctgaaggtggtcggagccTCGTGGCTGCAAACTCGCATTTCCACATACATACTTGGCGCCGTTGCCCTCCTGGGCATAGGGGCCATCATCCTTGGCGAGTTTGGGCA TGTTGAGAACGATGGTACGTACGCGGCAACTGTTACCTGGAAACAGAATGGAGCATACAGAATAGATTTTTGGGGACAAGGAAATGATCTGGAAGCTATTCCAACTGGCGCTGCTCGTGCATATTATAGAACCGGAATACACCATACAGG CTGGTCAGTCATCGAGATAAAATCTTCTGAAGATTATCCAGATACGGTTCAGGCATACTCCACCGGCCTTCTGGAGGGTAGCTTGACTTGGCAGTTAATTCATCACCATTGGCATAACACAATTGAAGCGCCATGCTCCACACAAGAATCgatgtgtgaaaaaattcgtcaccATCTTAAAGAAAATCGGGAATACCATCGAAAACGTGCTGAAGTATTGGCAGCCAAGGATCCGTACTGGCACATG GTAAGTTTGTTCTACACTCAACTTGCTGGGATGGAAGCTGGCTGGAAGTTTGCCGTTCGTCGCAGTAGAAAGACAGTGGAAATTCCATCTGAAGATTTTCTGTGGCTTGCCATGGCATCTGATCTGCCGTATCTTGAAGACACCGACAATAAATCGAAAGTCAATGCAGATCTTGCAGGAATGGCCTTTCTCAAGTTGTTCAACAAAACCAATGGAGAACCCCAGATCACATTGGCACACAACACCGCAGCACC ATATGGCAAAATGTTGAGGCTTCTCAAAAGATACGATTTAGGGTACCATCTTTCCCCATCCGAAAATTCTCAGGTGGTACCTGGTCGATCGATCGTCATGACATCATATCCTGGAGCATTGTCATCACAGgatgaatatttcattattgaGAATGCAGGTCGAGAACTTTTAGTAGCGGGAACACCTCTGGCGATTGGTGATCATGGTATTTGGAGTCAGCCGATTCTGAAAAATCAG TTAATGCTTGCAGTGCGGGTGATGTCAGCAAATCGTCTTGCTACCGACGGTCTTACTTGGTCCCGACATTTGGCGCTTTACAACGGTGGAACAGCGAGCCGTCAATGGTTAGCTGTTGATCCGCGGCTAAACTCAGTTTGGCTGGTTGAACAGCTTCCAAGCATAACACATGCTGTTGACTATTCAAAGGACTTTGTTAATGTTGGCTTTGTGTCCTGCACTGGGGCGCCGATGTTTAAGGAAATTCGCCAGGTCGCTGGTGTTTCACGTGATGCTGCCAGCGTTAGGAGTAATGAGATTGCAAGGCAACTGGCAAATATAACGACAGCAAGCGAAATCGCTGACCTAATGCACGGTCACGTTCCAGACGCCCATGCTGCTTTTAACAACTTTAGCATGACATCGGGTACCGATCTAGTAGAAATTTTCGCTTTCAGAGGTGATCTCTATGCCCAACCGTTCCCTGTTGGTGTTATCGACGCTAAAATTGTCACAGCTGGCATAGATGGAATTGAGAACTTCCAGGTTTATTCAGGGccaaatttttctaacaaaatTCCGGCGTTTAATTGGACTAGAACATTTCCAAACGAGCCTCACTGTGGTCATCCAGAAACCTTCAACTTTGGCATGACAACTCCAAAGTGGGTTTGGGTGTAA
- the LOC124304851 gene encoding putative phospholipase B-like lamina ancestor isoform X1 translates to MLKVVGASWLQTRISTYILGAVALLGIGAIILGEFGQYVYTSVENDGTYAATVTWKQNGAYRIDFWGQGNDLEAIPTGAARAYYRTGIHHTGWSVIEIKSSEDYPDTVQAYSTGLLEGSLTWQLIHHHWHNTIEAPCSTQESMCEKIRHHLKENREYHRKRAEVLAAKDPYWHMVSLFYTQLAGMEAGWKFAVRRSRKTVEIPSEDFLWLAMASDLPYLEDTDNKSKVNADLAGMAFLKLFNKTNGEPQITLAHNTAAPYGKMLRLLKRYDLGYHLSPSENSQVVPGRSIVMTSYPGALSSQDEYFIIENAGRELLVAGTPLAIGDHGIWSQPILKNQLMLAVRVMSANRLATDGLTWSRHLALYNGGTASRQWLAVDPRLNSVWLVEQLPSITHAVDYSKDFVNVGFVSCTGAPMFKEIRQVAGVSRDAASVRSNEIARQLANITTASEIADLMHGHVPDAHAAFNNFSMTSGTDLVEIFAFRGDLYAQPFPVGVIDAKIVTAGIDGIENFQVYSGPNFSNKIPAFNWTRTFPNEPHCGHPETFNFGMTTPKWVWV, encoded by the exons ATGctgaaggtggtcggagccTCGTGGCTGCAAACTCGCATTTCCACATACATACTTGGCGCCGTTGCCCTCCTGGGCATAGGGGCCATCATCCTTGGCGAGTTTGGGCAGTACGTATATACAAG TGTTGAGAACGATGGTACGTACGCGGCAACTGTTACCTGGAAACAGAATGGAGCATACAGAATAGATTTTTGGGGACAAGGAAATGATCTGGAAGCTATTCCAACTGGCGCTGCTCGTGCATATTATAGAACCGGAATACACCATACAGG CTGGTCAGTCATCGAGATAAAATCTTCTGAAGATTATCCAGATACGGTTCAGGCATACTCCACCGGCCTTCTGGAGGGTAGCTTGACTTGGCAGTTAATTCATCACCATTGGCATAACACAATTGAAGCGCCATGCTCCACACAAGAATCgatgtgtgaaaaaattcgtcaccATCTTAAAGAAAATCGGGAATACCATCGAAAACGTGCTGAAGTATTGGCAGCCAAGGATCCGTACTGGCACATG GTAAGTTTGTTCTACACTCAACTTGCTGGGATGGAAGCTGGCTGGAAGTTTGCCGTTCGTCGCAGTAGAAAGACAGTGGAAATTCCATCTGAAGATTTTCTGTGGCTTGCCATGGCATCTGATCTGCCGTATCTTGAAGACACCGACAATAAATCGAAAGTCAATGCAGATCTTGCAGGAATGGCCTTTCTCAAGTTGTTCAACAAAACCAATGGAGAACCCCAGATCACATTGGCACACAACACCGCAGCACC ATATGGCAAAATGTTGAGGCTTCTCAAAAGATACGATTTAGGGTACCATCTTTCCCCATCCGAAAATTCTCAGGTGGTACCTGGTCGATCGATCGTCATGACATCATATCCTGGAGCATTGTCATCACAGgatgaatatttcattattgaGAATGCAGGTCGAGAACTTTTAGTAGCGGGAACACCTCTGGCGATTGGTGATCATGGTATTTGGAGTCAGCCGATTCTGAAAAATCAG TTAATGCTTGCAGTGCGGGTGATGTCAGCAAATCGTCTTGCTACCGACGGTCTTACTTGGTCCCGACATTTGGCGCTTTACAACGGTGGAACAGCGAGCCGTCAATGGTTAGCTGTTGATCCGCGGCTAAACTCAGTTTGGCTGGTTGAACAGCTTCCAAGCATAACACATGCTGTTGACTATTCAAAGGACTTTGTTAATGTTGGCTTTGTGTCCTGCACTGGGGCGCCGATGTTTAAGGAAATTCGCCAGGTCGCTGGTGTTTCACGTGATGCTGCCAGCGTTAGGAGTAATGAGATTGCAAGGCAACTGGCAAATATAACGACAGCAAGCGAAATCGCTGACCTAATGCACGGTCACGTTCCAGACGCCCATGCTGCTTTTAACAACTTTAGCATGACATCGGGTACCGATCTAGTAGAAATTTTCGCTTTCAGAGGTGATCTCTATGCCCAACCGTTCCCTGTTGGTGTTATCGACGCTAAAATTGTCACAGCTGGCATAGATGGAATTGAGAACTTCCAGGTTTATTCAGGGccaaatttttctaacaaaatTCCGGCGTTTAATTGGACTAGAACATTTCCAAACGAGCCTCACTGTGGTCATCCAGAAACCTTCAACTTTGGCATGACAACTCCAAAGTGGGTTTGGGTGTAA